The sequence GCGTTCAATGCGAAGGCCCGTTATTCAGATACCGGGCTGGCCTTGCAGGGCCTGGTCCTCAGGACCCCCCAGAACCAATTCAGCGGCGATGCCCAAATGTCTTATGCAAGCCTGGCCGAGATCACCAGCAAGCCCGGCTCAACAAGGATAAATCTGGACCTTAAGAAAAGCAGGATCCAGCTGGATGAGTTGTTGTATTTCTCGCCGGGCCTAAAGCAGAACAAATCCTTCCAGCCATTACTGGGCAAAGTGTTTTATATCAATACCCGGGTAGACGGCCAGCTCAACAAGCTGCATATTCCCGAACTGGTGATGACCCAGGACCGCACCCGATTGCTGGCAAGTGCCGATGTGTATGAATTACCGGATATCAAAAAGATGCGGATAGACCTGCGGCTGAAAGAGTTTTCAGGCAACAGGAAAGACCTGCTGGGTTTCCTGCCAAAAAATACGATCCCCGATTCGCTGCTGCATTATATCCCCGAAAGTTTCAGGCTAACAGGCAGCTATAGGGGAACATTAAATGACCTGTTTGCCGATCTCAAACTGACGACCACATCGGGTAATGTGGCGGTGAAGGGAACGTTGAAAAATGTAAGTGATCCCAGGCAGCTGATCTATGACCTGGACCTGCAAACTGAAGAGATCCGGCTGGGGGAACTCTTACAGGACAGCAGCCTGGGCAATATTACGGCCCGCGTGAAAGCGAAGGGCAAGGGCACTGACATTAAGACAGCTGATGCAGATATCCAGGCATCTGTCCAGAAAGCACAATACGGCGGTTATACCTATAGCGAAATTGACCTCGATGCAAAACTGCACAACAATACGATAGATGCAAACATAGATTCAAGGGACCCGAACCTGAACCTGCGGTCGAAAACCTTTTATAATATGGATAAGGCGCATGGCAGTTTTACAACAGCCACGACCATCGACCGGGTTGACCTTTTCAAGCTTGGGTTGTTTAAGGATACACTTACCCTAAGTGGTAAGGTAGATGCCAATATTCCACAATTGGATACGGCCCAGGTGAATGGAACTGCGCTGGTGTCGGCGGTTGAAATGGACTATGGCGGTAAGCAATATCGGCTGGATTCAGTGGCTTTGTCTGCCGTGTATGCGAATGATACGCAGTCCATGGAAATCCATTCGCCCTTTGCAGATGCCACACTGATAGGAAAATATACTTTATCCAGTATTCCTGCGGCTGCGAAGACGATTGCTAACAGGTACTTGTATACGCGTACAGATAAGGACACCAGTTTTACCAGGCCGATGGCAGCAAAGCTGGAAGCCAATGTACATATAGCCGACAGTTTACTGGGATTATTACCCGGTGTAAAAGTATTGAGTCCGTTTTCACTTACTGCCCGGATCGATACGGACAGTTCCATCCTGGCATTCCTGACCAGGATCAACAAGTTGCACTATGGAGATATTTTATTTGATTCCATAACCCTTGGTGGCCTGTATATGCCATCACGCGATTCCTTCCAGACTATGAAATACCTGGCACAGGTAGAACATGTAACCACGCCATCTTTCATCCTGGAAAAAAGTATGGTCCTGGGAACCATACATCATGGTGTCATAGAAGGGAAGATAGAATTAGATGGCGATGATGAAAAACCGCGCTATATCATCCCCTATACTTTTACCAATAACCCGGGAATGCCGGAATTGAAAATAGGGGACTCCCTGCTGATCAACCGGCAAGGTTGGGCAGTGAATAAGGATAACATTATCTACCTGAACACCGATGCTTTAAAAGGCTCCAACCTGGTCATCTCCAATAAGGGGGAATCCATCAGTATACTGGCTGACAGTGCTAACAACAGCGGATTGCCACTGACAATTCGCCTGGATGAATTCCGGTTGAAAAATGTGTCAGATATATTTGTTTCCGATACCAGCCTGGTAGAGGGCACTGTGAATGGAAATGTATCGGTGCTGTCTTTTGCGCCCTTCCAGTTTACCAGCACACTGAAGGTTGACAGTTTGAAATTGAAAGAAATCAATGCAGGCACCCTGGTGGTGGATGTGCGGGAGGAAGTACCCAATGAAATGCTGATTGACCTAAGCCTGAAAGGAAGCAGTAATGATGTTGTTCTGAAAGGTAAATACCAGGCCAAAGAATCAGAAGCTGACCTGCATTTAAACATGGCGTCCTTTGACCTGCAAAATATAGCGCCCTTTGTTACAAAATACCTGGGAAAACTGGAGGGCCGGATCCAGGGAGACATAACAGCAAAAGGAAATATCAGCGGACCGCAGATAAGGGGAAATTTGCGGACGGATTCAGTCGACCTGGTGTATAAAGATTTTGGAACGGCGGTAATGATCCCGTCGGGTGAGTTGTTATTCACTGAAGAAGGCTTGCGGTTTAACCAATTTGAATTCCTGGATAGTGCCGGGCATAAAGGCCGGATAGAAGGCGGGGTGGGCATGAAAAGCCTGGGTGAATACCAGATCGATACGAAAATAACCACCAACCGGTTTTTAGTGATCGACCGGAAAAGGCAGCCGGACCAGATGATCTTTGGCCCCACCTGGGCCGATGCACAGATTACGCTGAAAGGCAACCAGGACCTGGTAAATATTGAAGGCAATGTAAAAGTTATCGACAGTTCTAAGCTCACGTATATCAACAGCTCAACAGGTGCATCGGGCCGCGGTGAAGGATTAATTGAGTTTTTTGATCCATCACATCCATTGGATACGCTGCTGAAAGCCCAGAAGAAGACGTTGGCAGCCGGGCCAAAATTTGCGGTAAATACCTATATCAACGTAACACCAACCACCAAGGTCACGATTGTACTGGATGAGTATAGCGGGGACCAATTGGTGGTGCAGGGAACGGCCGCCCTGAATTTTTCGATGAGCGCAGGCGGCGCGATCAACCTGACCGGCAATTATGAAGTGGAAAAAGGGGACTACGACCTTTCGCTGGCCCAGCTGCTCAAGCGGAAATTCAGTATAGTAAAAGGCAGCAGGATCACCTGGAACGGCGATCCCTTAAAGGCAGAAATGAATATCACGGCGCTGTATAAAGTGCGGACAACAGCCGGCGAGCTGGTGAATGATATCCAGAACGTGCCGGGCATCGATAAACAAAAACTGAATTTTGAAGTTTACCTGATCCTTACCAAAGAAATGCTGAAGCCGGATATTAATTTTCGGTTAGATATGCCTGAGAATGAACGCGATGCCTTTGACAGCAGGGTGTACAACCGGATCAGGCAGGTGAATTCCATACCTTCTGACCTGAATAAGCAGGTGATGGGTTTGCTGGCGCTTAACCATTTCATTTCAGATAACCCGTTTTCCAGTCTTTCCACTACGGGCAGCAGCATGGAAACGACGGTATATAATACAGCAGGCAAAATGCTGACCCAGGAGTTGACCGATCTTGTAGGCGGTGCAGTGAAGGGCGTAGATA comes from Flavihumibacter fluvii and encodes:
- a CDS encoding translocation/assembly module TamB domain-containing protein; its protein translation is MQLKPRKILVRTAKWLLGIFVTLLLLLLLVWGVLQTRWGQNKLRQIGERYLQGKLKSRVTIGSVSIKWFSHIEIKDVYLEDLRKRPLLAVKRLDVEYDLSGIFDKRLSIPAIELEGTRVALYRSAIETRFNYNFILEAFSGTSTTLPDTTAKAFEIKPGKISIHQFSFLMDDQYGGQVIDVSLGNLLTDVDGFDLEQMQFHTKYLSTDSLRGIFGVTKKSGPSGKPGTTDTTTSPFRFGTDTVLLAHSNIRFSHEPDQFKLATAVGDLGGSALQFDLAQMHASARYIKLLDHTSSISMVSVPGAKEVAEPPTGVATKPFTFAVGKIDIDRNELQFDDNGQPKAAAASIDPAHLGIQGLRLQAEAVEYNGAVYAANILQFSLTEKSGFQLQAFNAKARYSDTGLALQGLVLRTPQNQFSGDAQMSYASLAEITSKPGSTRINLDLKKSRIQLDELLYFSPGLKQNKSFQPLLGKVFYINTRVDGQLNKLHIPELVMTQDRTRLLASADVYELPDIKKMRIDLRLKEFSGNRKDLLGFLPKNTIPDSLLHYIPESFRLTGSYRGTLNDLFADLKLTTTSGNVAVKGTLKNVSDPRQLIYDLDLQTEEIRLGELLQDSSLGNITARVKAKGKGTDIKTADADIQASVQKAQYGGYTYSEIDLDAKLHNNTIDANIDSRDPNLNLRSKTFYNMDKAHGSFTTATTIDRVDLFKLGLFKDTLTLSGKVDANIPQLDTAQVNGTALVSAVEMDYGGKQYRLDSVALSAVYANDTQSMEIHSPFADATLIGKYTLSSIPAAAKTIANRYLYTRTDKDTSFTRPMAAKLEANVHIADSLLGLLPGVKVLSPFSLTARIDTDSSILAFLTRINKLHYGDILFDSITLGGLYMPSRDSFQTMKYLAQVEHVTTPSFILEKSMVLGTIHHGVIEGKIELDGDDEKPRYIIPYTFTNNPGMPELKIGDSLLINRQGWAVNKDNIIYLNTDALKGSNLVISNKGESISILADSANNSGLPLTIRLDEFRLKNVSDIFVSDTSLVEGTVNGNVSVLSFAPFQFTSTLKVDSLKLKEINAGTLVVDVREEVPNEMLIDLSLKGSSNDVVLKGKYQAKESEADLHLNMASFDLQNIAPFVTKYLGKLEGRIQGDITAKGNISGPQIRGNLRTDSVDLVYKDFGTAVMIPSGELLFTEEGLRFNQFEFLDSAGHKGRIEGGVGMKSLGEYQIDTKITTNRFLVIDRKRQPDQMIFGPTWADAQITLKGNQDLVNIEGNVKVIDSSKLTYINSSTGASGRGEGLIEFFDPSHPLDTLLKAQKKTLAAGPKFAVNTYINVTPTTKVTIVLDEYSGDQLVVQGTAALNFSMSAGGAINLTGNYEVEKGDYDLSLAQLLKRKFSIVKGSRITWNGDPLKAEMNITALYKVRTTAGELVNDIQNVPGIDKQKLNFEVYLILTKEMLKPDINFRLDMPENERDAFDSRVYNRIRQVNSIPSDLNKQVMGLLALNHFISDNPFSSLSTTGSSMETTVYNTAGKMLTQELTDLVGGAVKGVDIDFNLDINDDYTSSGTVERTTDLKMGVRKSLADNRLQVYVGSTFALEGHNQNENSVAGIAGDITLEYMLTKDGRYRIKGFRINEEDMTFEGTIVKTGVTFVVVLEFNKIKNAFKKKKNREN